In Kineococcus mangrovi, the following are encoded in one genomic region:
- a CDS encoding amidohydrolase, with amino-acid sequence MLVEGATVAWVGPDEAAAAWTREGDEVVELEGRLITPAFVDAHVHLTETGLRHTGLDLHGVTGPRELLDAVAARAVPGELLAGFGWDESRWGGAPVPTRAELDRAAPGTPVVLSRVDGHSALVSSPLTDAAGLRDLPGWDEDGWVRAAAHHAALDARWAALTPGAADRARRSALHAAAAAGIGTVHEMSGRWLAPPGDLTALQRLAATEALPHVVGYLAERVTSAEQARAVLGAAAREGAELAGLGGDLTVDGALGSRTAALRADYADAPGSRGALHLDATAVADHLHACTLAGVHAAFHAIGDAALDVVVDALEAVAADLGVPALASAGHRVEHAVVADPGHVRALARLGTAVSAQPAFGATWGGPGGVYAQRLGEREQHVQDLAAFAAAGVPLAFGSDTPVTPFAPWAAVRAAGFPAREEHAVSVRAAFLAHTRGGHRLAGRGHPGVLRPGAPATYVVWDVQDLLVQAPDRRLSGWSTDARSGTPGLPDLSPGAPEPVCRRTVVDGVVVHDAPWSDARPDTPGDTP; translated from the coding sequence ATGCTCGTCGAGGGCGCGACCGTGGCGTGGGTGGGACCGGACGAGGCCGCCGCAGCCTGGACCCGCGAGGGGGACGAGGTCGTCGAGCTCGAGGGCCGGCTCATCACCCCCGCCTTCGTCGACGCCCACGTCCACCTCACCGAGACCGGTCTGCGGCACACGGGGCTGGACCTGCACGGGGTCACCGGCCCGCGCGAACTGCTGGACGCCGTCGCCGCGCGCGCGGTGCCCGGGGAGCTGCTGGCGGGGTTCGGCTGGGACGAGTCGCGCTGGGGCGGGGCCCCGGTGCCCACGCGGGCCGAGCTGGACCGCGCCGCTCCCGGCACCCCCGTCGTCCTGTCCCGCGTCGACGGGCACAGCGCCCTCGTCAGCTCCCCCCTCACCGACGCGGCCGGACTGCGCGACCTGCCCGGCTGGGACGAGGACGGCTGGGTGCGCGCCGCCGCCCACCACGCCGCCCTCGACGCCCGCTGGGCGGCGCTGACCCCCGGTGCCGCCGACCGGGCCCGGCGCAGCGCCCTGCACGCCGCCGCCGCCGCAGGCATCGGCACCGTGCACGAGATGTCGGGTCGCTGGCTCGCACCGCCCGGTGACCTCACCGCCCTGCAGCGCCTCGCCGCGACCGAAGCCCTGCCGCACGTCGTGGGGTACCTCGCCGAACGCGTCACCTCCGCCGAGCAGGCCCGAGCTGTCCTGGGCGCTGCGGCCCGGGAGGGCGCCGAGCTCGCCGGGCTCGGTGGTGACCTCACCGTCGACGGGGCCCTCGGATCGCGCACCGCGGCCCTGCGCGCGGACTACGCCGACGCCCCCGGCTCGCGCGGCGCGCTGCACCTGGACGCCACGGCCGTGGCCGACCACCTCCACGCGTGCACCCTGGCGGGCGTGCACGCCGCGTTCCACGCCATCGGTGACGCCGCCCTCGACGTCGTCGTGGACGCGCTGGAGGCGGTCGCGGCCGACCTCGGCGTCCCCGCCCTCGCCTCGGCGGGGCACCGGGTCGAGCACGCCGTCGTCGCCGACCCCGGCCACGTGCGGGCCCTCGCCCGCCTCGGCACGGCGGTCAGCGCCCAGCCGGCGTTCGGGGCCACGTGGGGCGGCCCGGGCGGGGTCTACGCGCAGCGGCTGGGGGAGCGCGAGCAGCACGTCCAGGACCTCGCGGCGTTCGCCGCCGCCGGGGTGCCGTTGGCGTTCGGGTCCGACACCCCCGTGACGCCGTTCGCGCCGTGGGCGGCGGTGCGGGCCGCGGGGTTCCCGGCCCGCGAGGAGCACGCCGTCTCGGTGCGGGCCGCGTTCTTGGCCCACACCCGCGGTGGGCACCGGCTCGCGGGCCGCGGCCACCCCGGGGTGCTGCGCCCCGGCGCCCCCGCCACGTACGTGGTGTGGGACGTGCAGGACCTGCTCGTGCAGGCGCCGGACCGGCGGTTGTCGGGGTGGAGCACCGACGCCCGCTCGGGCACCCCGGGACTGCCCGACCTGTCCCCGGGGGCCCCCGAGCCGGTGTGCCGGCGGACCGTCGTCGACGGCGTCGTCGTCCACGACGCCCCCTGGTCCGACGCGCGGCCCGACACGCCGGGCGACACGCCGTGA
- the lnt gene encoding apolipoprotein N-acyltransferase produces the protein MSPRPVDPAPLRLPLSLLLAVFGGVAAWAAFPGAVSRQGWWFTAVLAVTLLALATHRVRARRGFAAGLLFGLAFMFPHLSWSGTYVGLLPWSALTVACALFYAVLGAVLPRLQRARWRLAPLAVATGWVALEAARARFPFEGFPWGRLAFSQADAPTLGLAALGGSPAVTFGVALSGALLASAVLALLRLPAPAGAARGVPRLRPAVLFAVAAVAVAASGALVPRPTAAQDGTSSVAAVQGNVPEAGLEFNAERRAVLDNHARATEALARAVEAGTARQPDVVLWPENSSDIDPYENPDAAAVIERAARDVGAPLLVGAVLDGPGRYVSNTGLVVTPEDGLAGARDDDARHYVKQRPAPFGEYMPYRSFFRVFSDKVDLISRDFAHGDHVGLLRMGGVPVGDVICFEVAFDDTVRDSVRAGAQFLVVQTNNATFGYSDEAVQQLAMSRLRAVESGRAVVQISTVGVSAIISPDGVAHEESSLFTTDVLTGEVPLRSARTIATRVGDAPELVLTGLALLLLLTARSGDRRRPRGGRPVPARSADPVPTA, from the coding sequence GTGTCTCCCCGCCCGGTCGACCCAGCCCCGCTGCGGCTGCCGCTCAGCCTGCTCCTGGCCGTCTTCGGCGGGGTCGCCGCCTGGGCGGCGTTCCCGGGAGCGGTCTCGCGGCAGGGGTGGTGGTTCACCGCCGTCCTCGCCGTGACCCTGCTGGCGCTGGCCACCCACCGCGTCCGGGCCCGGCGGGGTTTCGCCGCCGGTCTCCTGTTCGGCCTGGCGTTCATGTTCCCGCACCTGTCCTGGAGCGGCACCTACGTCGGTCTCCTGCCGTGGTCGGCCCTCACCGTCGCCTGCGCGCTCTTCTACGCCGTCCTCGGCGCGGTCCTGCCGCGTCTGCAGCGCGCCCGCTGGCGCCTCGCGCCGCTGGCCGTGGCGACCGGGTGGGTCGCCCTGGAGGCCGCCCGCGCCCGGTTCCCGTTCGAGGGGTTCCCGTGGGGCCGGCTCGCCTTCTCCCAGGCCGACGCCCCGACGCTGGGGCTGGCCGCCCTCGGCGGTTCCCCGGCCGTGACGTTCGGGGTGGCGCTGTCCGGGGCCCTGCTCGCCTCGGCGGTCCTGGCGCTCCTGCGGCTGCCGGCACCTGCGGGCGCTGCGCGCGGGGTGCCGCGGCTTCGGCCCGCGGTCCTGTTCGCGGTGGCGGCCGTCGCCGTCGCGGCCTCGGGGGCGCTCGTCCCGCGGCCCACGGCCGCGCAGGACGGGACGAGCTCCGTCGCCGCGGTGCAGGGCAACGTCCCCGAGGCCGGGCTGGAGTTCAACGCCGAGCGCCGCGCCGTCCTGGACAACCACGCCCGCGCGACCGAGGCGCTGGCTCGCGCGGTCGAGGCCGGTACCGCCCGGCAGCCGGACGTGGTGCTGTGGCCGGAGAACTCCAGCGACATCGACCCTTACGAGAACCCCGACGCGGCCGCCGTCATCGAGCGGGCCGCCCGCGACGTCGGCGCCCCGCTGCTCGTCGGCGCGGTCCTGGACGGGCCGGGCCGCTACGTCTCCAACACCGGGCTGGTCGTCACGCCCGAGGACGGGCTGGCCGGTGCCCGCGACGACGACGCGCGGCACTACGTCAAGCAGCGGCCCGCCCCGTTCGGCGAGTACATGCCGTACCGGTCCTTCTTCCGCGTGTTCAGCGACAAGGTCGACCTGATCTCCCGCGACTTCGCCCACGGCGACCACGTCGGGCTGCTGCGGATGGGCGGGGTCCCCGTCGGTGACGTCATCTGCTTCGAGGTGGCCTTCGACGACACCGTGCGCGACTCCGTCCGCGCCGGCGCCCAGTTCCTCGTCGTGCAGACCAACAACGCGACGTTCGGCTACTCCGACGAGGCCGTGCAGCAGCTGGCGATGTCGCGCCTGCGGGCGGTGGAGTCGGGGCGGGCCGTCGTGCAGATCTCGACCGTCGGCGTGAGCGCGATCATCAGCCCCGACGGCGTGGCCCACGAGGAGTCCTCGCTGTTCACCACGGACGTGCTCACCGGTGAGGTCCCCCTGCGCTCGGCCCGGACGATCGCGACCCGCGTCGGGGACGCCCCGGAGCTGGTCCTGACCGGTCTGGCGCTGCTCCTGCTGCTCACCGCGCGGTCCGGGGATCGTCGCCGACCCCGTGGTGGGCGGCCGGTGCCGGCGCGGTCGGCCGACCCGGTGCCGACCGCGTGA